In Populus alba chromosome 1, ASM523922v2, whole genome shotgun sequence, a single window of DNA contains:
- the LOC118033735 gene encoding protein SPIRAL1-like 5, with the protein MSRGGSYGGGQSSLGYLFGSDEQPSAPPPLRPVNLPPYGVDITVEKPPDSGSAEKKQVSNNYHRAQGQNTGNFITDRPSTKVKSVPGGDSSLGYLFGDK; encoded by the exons ATGAGTAGAGGTGGAAGCTACGGCGGCGGGCAGAGCTCTTTGGGTTACCTTTTTGGTTCTGATGAGCAACCAAGTGCACCTCCGCCTTTGCGCCCGGTTAACCTACCACCATATGGGGTTGACATTACCGTAGAGAAGCCACCGGATAGTGGTTCGGCTGAGAAGAAGCAGGTCTCCAACAATTATCACAGAGCTCAAGGCCAGAATACAGGAAACTTTATTACT gATCGTCCATCTACAAAAGTCAAGTCGGTGCCAGGAGGGGATTCATCTCTGGGGTACCTGTTTGGAGATAAGTGA
- the LOC118033736 gene encoding probable polygalacturonase gives MELWASARRSKVIDVRGLLGVLVILYTVGVESRKSVKWDYFEYAASSCRAHSASISDFGGVGDGKTANTKAFQAAIDHLSQFSSQGGSILYVPPGRWLTGSFNLTSYFTLYLDKDAVLLASQDESEYPLIEPLPSYGRGRDADGARYSSLIFGNNLTDVIITGANGTIDGQGELWWTKFRAGELKYTRPYLIEIMFSTKIQISNLTLMNSPSWNVHPVYCSNVVVQGLTILAPVKSPNTDGINPDSCTNTRIEDCYIVSGDDCVAVKSGWDEYGISFGMPTKQLVIKRLTCISPTSAVIALGSEMSGGIEDVRAEDITAIDSESGVRIKTAVGRGGYVKGIYVRGMTLKTMKWVFWMTGNYGSHPDNNYDPNAIPVIQNINYRDVVAENVTMAARLEGIAGDPFTGICMSNVTIGLAQNSKKLQWNCTDVAGITSEVNPKPCDLLPDQGPGKIGACNFPEDSLPVENMAVQTCSFFWRHHW, from the exons ATGGAGTTGTGGGCAAGTGCAAGAAGATCTAAG GTGATTGATGTCAGAGGACTACTTGGTGTTTTGGTAATTCTTTATACAGTTGGTGTTGAGAGCAGAAAATCTGTGAAGTGGGATTATTTTGAGTATGCAGCTTCAAGTTGCAGGGCTCATAGTGCTTCAATATCAGATTTTGGAGGTGTTGGAGATGGAAAAACTGCAAACACAAAGGCTTTTCAAGCTGCAATTGATCATTTGAGCCAGTTCTCTTCACAAGGTGGATCCATACTCTATGTTCCTCCAGGAAGATGGTTGACTGGAAGTTTCAATCTTACTAGTTATTTCACTCTTTATCTTGACAAAGATGCTGTCCTTCTTGCTTCTCAG GATGAAAGTGAATATCCACTGATAGAGCCCCTACCATCCTATGGTAGAGGAAGAGATGCAGATGGTGCAAGGTATAGCAGTCTCATTTTTGGAAACAACCTCACAGATGTTATAATAACAG GAGCCAACGGCACTATTGATGGTCAGGGTGAACTCTGGTGGACAAAATTTCGTGCCGGAGAGCTTAAATACACCAGGCCTTACCTGATAGAAATCATGTTCTCTACTAAGATTCAGATATCCAATCTTACATTGATGAATTCTCCATCATGGAATGTTCATCCTGTTTATTGCAG CAATGTTGTAGTTCAAGGGTTGACAATTCTTGCACCAGTGAAGTCTCCAAATACTGATGGGATCAATCCAG ATTCTTGCACAAATACCAGAATTGAGGACTGTTACATTGTCTCCGGAGATGATTGTGTGGCTGTTAAGAGTGGTTGGGATGAGTATGGTATTTCGTTCGGGATGCCTACAAAGCAGCTTGTGATCAAAAGGCTGACATGCATTTCACCCACCAGTGCAGTGATTGCACTGGGGAGTGAGATGTCTGGTGGGATTGAGGATGTCAGGGCAGAAGACATCACAGCTATCGATTCAGAATCAGGTGTTAGGATCAAAACTGCAGTAGGAAGAGGAGGTTACGTAAAAGGCATATATGTAAGAGGGATGACATTGAAAACAATGAAATGGGTATTTTGGATGACAGGAAATTATGGCTCTCATCCTGACAACAACTATGACCCCAATGCAATTCCTGTGATTCAGAATATTAATTACCGAGACGTGGTTGCCGAAAATGTGACAATGGCAGCTAGATTAGAGGGCATTGCTGGTGATCCCTTTACTGGAATCTGCATGTCTAATGTGACCATTGGACTCGcacaaaattcaaagaaactTCAGTGGAACTGCACTGATGTTGCAGGGATTACAAGTGAAGTGAATCCAAAACCTTGTGATCTGTTACCAGACCAGGGACCAGGTAAGATTGGAGCATGCAATTTTCCAGAAGATAGCCTGCCAGTTGAGAATATGGCGGTTCAGACGTGCTCTTTCTTTTGGAGGCATCATTGGTGA